The following proteins are encoded in a genomic region of Pirellulales bacterium:
- a CDS encoding DUF1569 domain-containing protein, with amino-acid sequence MATTLAASAVDTAHVSNRRKVQFRSHDEVLADCERLAAGGYQQLGNWSLGKIASHLAAAMATALDGFPGRVSWPMRTVARLVFKNKAIAGPMRPGFKMPQKYAVVLMPDTANDAAGIDALRTVVRRWKNDPQRRPHGFFGKLTPEEWDKLMLNHSAMHMSFLLPK; translated from the coding sequence ATGGCGACAACTCTGGCAGCAAGCGCGGTTGATACTGCGCACGTGAGCAACCGCCGCAAGGTGCAATTCCGTTCGCACGACGAAGTGCTGGCCGACTGCGAGCGACTGGCCGCCGGCGGCTATCAGCAATTGGGAAATTGGTCGCTCGGCAAGATCGCCAGTCATCTGGCCGCAGCGATGGCTACTGCCTTGGATGGATTCCCCGGTCGCGTGTCATGGCCCATGCGCACCGTGGCGCGACTCGTCTTTAAGAACAAGGCCATCGCCGGTCCGATGCGGCCCGGCTTCAAGATGCCGCAGAAGTATGCCGTCGTTTTGATGCCGGACACGGCGAATGACGCCGCAGGGATCGATGCGCTGCGCACGGTCGTGCGCCGCTGGAAGAACGACCCGCAACGTCGCCCGCATGGCTTCTTCGGAAAACTAACGCCCGAGGAATGGGACAAGCTGATGCTGAACCATTCGGCCATGCACATGAGCTTTCTGCTGCCGAAATAG
- a CDS encoding putative 2OG-Fe(II) oxygenase, whose translation MPNELRVGELFPTRIVTTTLSDVNNRQLVKIVYALHDTGCNIIGPRVQSEQTQGNFLAIDHPAVVALRNAFVGIITAVTAGADHVLQLAGWANILRSSDRDKDPGHNHLPFHWSAVYYPQVPQLNGREGNLVFHDSKDVYAPSTPITVAPHTGLLILFPSWLRHSVLPLTDAIEDRISIALNAICGLSPTAPRMALPHQLTKRPPGDDVAQEVDPLAPEHFPYADLI comes from the coding sequence ATGCCCAATGAACTGCGAGTAGGAGAGTTGTTCCCAACGCGAATCGTGACGACGACGCTCTCCGACGTGAACAATCGGCAACTCGTAAAGATTGTCTATGCCTTGCATGACACGGGCTGCAACATTATCGGGCCGCGCGTTCAGAGCGAGCAGACCCAGGGAAACTTTCTAGCCATCGACCATCCGGCCGTTGTTGCTCTGCGAAATGCCTTCGTGGGGATCATCACGGCCGTGACGGCGGGAGCGGACCATGTTCTGCAACTGGCGGGCTGGGCCAATATCTTGCGCAGTAGTGACCGTGATAAGGATCCCGGCCACAACCATCTGCCATTTCACTGGAGCGCGGTGTACTACCCGCAAGTTCCGCAGTTGAATGGGCGGGAAGGGAACTTGGTTTTCCACGATTCCAAGGACGTCTACGCACCATCGACGCCCATCACGGTCGCACCACACACGGGCCTTTTGATCCTGTTCCCGTCGTGGCTCAGGCATTCCGTGCTGCCGCTCACAGATGCCATAGAAGACCGGATATCGATCGCGCTGAATGCCATTTGCGGATTGTCACCAACAGCACCGAGGATGGCCCTACCTCACCAGCTCACGAAGCGACCTCCGGGAGACGATGTCGCGCAAGAAGTTGATCCGCTCGCGCCCGAGCATTTCCCCTACGCCGATTTGATCTAG
- a CDS encoding alpha/beta fold hydrolase: protein MMTSTTSARESYGGSFPQADPPPFVVEELPGNISLLVVGSGPPLVLFPGLSRDSRPLTTQMAARRARAYRGLARITGRTVYLVHRPRDLPPGLTMPNLATMHTNALRSRFAESVDIMGVSTGGAIALQLAVDHPKVVRRLIVACAASSLGDWGRQQLALYGSLIEQGKSGARVLAPILARSLFRWPMVLAIWLDEWLERNLDPADMLATIHAECGFDVNNRLAEITAPTLVIGGENDGAFSPDQFRATARGIPGAQLVLYPRRGHISAMFDPRFGHDIAKFLQGNANFVSLRLE, encoded by the coding sequence ATGATGACTTCGACGACGTCCGCCAGAGAAAGTTACGGCGGATCATTTCCCCAAGCCGATCCGCCGCCCTTTGTCGTGGAAGAATTGCCAGGCAACATATCGCTGCTCGTCGTCGGTTCGGGACCGCCACTCGTGCTGTTCCCCGGTCTGTCGCGTGACTCAAGACCACTGACGACACAAATGGCAGCACGTCGTGCCCGGGCCTACCGAGGGTTGGCACGCATAACGGGACGAACAGTCTATCTCGTACATCGTCCTCGGGATTTGCCGCCCGGACTGACGATGCCTAATCTCGCGACGATGCATACCAATGCGTTGCGCAGTCGTTTTGCCGAGTCGGTTGATATCATGGGCGTATCGACAGGCGGAGCGATTGCCCTGCAGCTTGCCGTCGACCATCCAAAGGTTGTCCGCCGTCTCATCGTCGCCTGCGCCGCGAGCTCTCTTGGCGACTGGGGGCGCCAGCAGCTCGCTTTGTACGGCAGCTTGATCGAGCAGGGGAAAAGTGGTGCCCGGGTTCTCGCTCCGATATTAGCCCGATCACTGTTTCGCTGGCCGATGGTTTTGGCAATCTGGCTCGACGAATGGCTGGAGCGTAATCTCGATCCTGCTGATATGCTGGCCACGATTCATGCCGAGTGCGGCTTTGACGTGAATAACCGCCTTGCAGAGATCACAGCGCCGACGCTGGTTATCGGTGGTGAGAATGATGGCGCGTTCTCGCCCGACCAGTTTCGAGCAACGGCGCGAGGGATCCCCGGTGCCCAACTCGTACTCTACCCAAGGCGAGGACATATCAGCGCCATGTTCGATCCGCGTTTCGGCCACGACATCGCAAAGTTCTTGCAAGGCAATGCCAACTTCGTCTCACTCAGACTCGAGTAA